Proteins from a genomic interval of Gluconacetobacter diazotrophicus PA1 5:
- a CDS encoding MIP/aquaporin family protein — MFRNRQFIGELISEFVAVFIIIVIGDSVAAMYTLYDPSPYKTAYWGVCIVWGLGVTIAIYVTGAVSGTHANPAVTLALALYRGFPWRKVLPYSAVQVLGGMAGAAIVYVLYAPVIDHFNQLHHLDRLHDGGAAGVFFTHPGDFVTPLHALVDEAILTAILLFGIFAVTCEYNIQAPQANSGALIIGLLVAALGGSAGYLEAWALNPARDLGPRLFCFLAGWGPSALPSPGVFWWVPIMGPLLGGVVGAGAYQMLIRPYMPRRQPPVLVETLPASDAAIRRSS, encoded by the coding sequence ATGTTCAGGAACAGACAATTCATCGGGGAGCTGATCTCCGAATTCGTCGCGGTCTTCATCATCATCGTGATCGGTGATTCCGTGGCGGCGATGTACACGCTCTATGACCCCAGCCCGTACAAGACGGCCTATTGGGGGGTCTGCATCGTCTGGGGGCTGGGGGTCACGATCGCGATCTACGTCACCGGCGCGGTGTCGGGCACGCACGCCAACCCGGCCGTCACGCTGGCGTTGGCGCTCTATCGGGGCTTTCCCTGGCGCAAGGTCCTGCCCTACAGCGCCGTCCAGGTGCTGGGCGGGATGGCGGGGGCGGCGATCGTCTACGTGCTGTATGCGCCGGTGATCGATCACTTCAACCAGTTGCATCACCTGGACCGGCTGCATGACGGCGGGGCCGCCGGGGTGTTCTTCACCCATCCCGGGGATTTCGTGACGCCGCTTCACGCCCTGGTGGACGAGGCCATCCTGACCGCGATCCTGCTGTTCGGCATCTTCGCGGTGACGTGCGAATATAATATCCAGGCGCCGCAGGCGAATTCCGGCGCGCTGATCATCGGCCTGCTGGTGGCGGCGCTGGGCGGGTCCGCGGGATATCTGGAGGCGTGGGCCCTGAACCCGGCGCGCGACCTGGGGCCGCGCCTGTTCTGCTTCCTGGCCGGGTGGGGGCCGTCCGCCCTGCCGTCGCCCGGCGTATTCTGGTGGGTGCCGATCATGGGGCCGCTGCTGGGCGGCGTGGTCGGGGCAGGGGCGTACCAGATGCTGATCCGGCCCTACATGCCGCGCCGGCAGCCGCCGGTCCTGGTCGAGACCCTGCCCGCATCCGATGCCGCGATCCGGCGGTCGTCGTGA
- the glpK gene encoding glycerol kinase GlpK — protein MNKKTTILAIDQGTTSTRSIIFDRDATPLATSRIEFAQHYPDHGWVEHDAEEIWRDALSTARAAIEQGGGVDAIAALGITNQRETIVVWDRATGTPIHRAIVWQDRRTASMCARMRQDGCEGLVRDRTGLLLDPYFSASKLAWMLDNVPGARASAEAGRLAFGTIDSFLLWRLTGGRVHATDVTNASRTLLFDIHRQVWDDDLLRLFGIPAALLPEVRGNSEIYGETDPALFGRPIPVAGMAGDQQAALVGQACFAPGMAKATYGTGCFVLLNTGTAPVQSANRMLTTIGYRIGDRTTYALEGAIFVAGAAIKWLRDGLHLITHASQTDDMATRIPHSHGVYMVPGFVGLGAPHWDPEARGLICGLTLDATAAHIARAALESVAYQTYDLMAAMAQDGGGAVTTLRVDGGMAANDWFCRFLSDVLQARVERPRHLETTATGAAFLAGLATGVWTDLDDVAARRARGSLFQPTMDLAQRGTMLDGWHQAVRRTLTADASA, from the coding sequence ATGAACAAGAAGACGACCATCCTGGCGATCGATCAGGGCACGACGTCCACCCGCAGCATCATCTTCGATCGCGACGCGACGCCGCTGGCGACATCGCGGATCGAGTTCGCGCAGCATTATCCCGACCATGGCTGGGTCGAGCATGACGCGGAAGAGATCTGGCGCGATGCGCTTTCGACCGCGCGCGCGGCGATCGAACAGGGCGGCGGGGTGGATGCGATCGCGGCCCTGGGCATCACCAACCAGCGCGAGACCATCGTGGTCTGGGACCGCGCGACCGGAACCCCCATCCATCGCGCCATCGTCTGGCAGGACCGCCGCACGGCGTCCATGTGCGCCCGCATGCGCCAGGACGGGTGCGAGGGGCTGGTGCGCGACCGGACCGGCCTGCTGCTGGACCCCTATTTTTCCGCCAGCAAGCTGGCCTGGATGCTGGACAACGTCCCCGGCGCGCGCGCGTCCGCCGAAGCCGGGCGCCTGGCCTTCGGCACCATCGACAGCTTCCTGCTGTGGCGCCTGACCGGCGGGCGGGTCCATGCCACCGATGTGACGAACGCGTCGCGCACCCTGCTGTTCGACATCCATCGCCAGGTCTGGGACGACGACCTGCTGCGGTTGTTCGGCATTCCGGCGGCGCTGCTGCCCGAGGTTCGGGGGAACAGCGAAATCTACGGCGAAACCGATCCCGCCCTGTTCGGCCGGCCGATTCCGGTGGCGGGCATGGCCGGGGACCAGCAGGCGGCGCTGGTGGGCCAGGCCTGCTTCGCCCCCGGAATGGCCAAGGCGACCTATGGCACCGGCTGCTTCGTCCTGCTGAACACCGGCACGGCCCCGGTGCAGTCGGCCAACCGGATGCTGACCACGATCGGCTACCGGATCGGCGACCGCACGACCTATGCGCTGGAAGGGGCGATCTTCGTCGCGGGGGCCGCGATCAAGTGGCTGCGCGACGGGCTGCACCTGATCACCCACGCGTCGCAGACCGACGACATGGCGACGCGTATTCCCCACAGTCACGGCGTCTACATGGTGCCGGGATTCGTGGGCCTGGGCGCGCCGCATTGGGACCCCGAGGCCAGGGGGCTGATCTGCGGCCTGACGCTGGACGCGACGGCGGCGCATATCGCCCGCGCGGCGCTGGAATCGGTCGCCTACCAGACATACGATCTGATGGCGGCGATGGCGCAGGACGGCGGCGGGGCGGTGACCACCCTGCGTGTCGATGGCGGCATGGCGGCCAATGACTGGTTCTGCCGGTTCCTGTCCGACGTGCTGCAGGCCCGGGTGGAGCGGCCGCGCCACCTGGAAACCACGGCGACCGGCGCCGCCTTCCTGGCCGGGCTGGCCACGGGGGTGTGGACGGACCTGGATGACGTGGCCGCCCGCCGGGCGCGCGGCAGCCTGTTCCAGCCCACGATGGACCTGGCCCAGCGCGGTACCATGCTGGACGGCTGGCACCAGGCGGTCCGGCGCACCCTGACCGCCGACGCTTCCGCGTAG
- a CDS encoding copper chaperone PCu(A)C, producing the protein MKRRVLPIGLFALLAGWGPSVPALSQAALAGTAMTSTAMADPAPPSIPGQVDADGDIDIRAAWMQVIRPDHRIAAGYFTIENRGRNVHLLDGVSSPACHDLFAHHTEQESTQETATLFSHLALPAQTILVFPPGGYHLVCVGYDDSVQPGRRVPVTFHFMGGTTRTIQFDVRPAPDTADTAP; encoded by the coding sequence ATGAAGCGACGCGTGTTGCCGATCGGACTGTTCGCCCTGCTGGCCGGCTGGGGCCCGTCAGTCCCTGCGCTGTCCCAGGCCGCACTGGCCGGCACTGCCATGACCAGCACCGCCATGGCCGACCCGGCGCCCCCCTCCATTCCCGGCCAGGTCGACGCCGATGGCGATATCGACATCCGCGCGGCCTGGATGCAGGTCATCCGTCCCGATCACAGGATCGCCGCAGGCTACTTCACCATCGAAAACCGGGGCCGGAACGTCCATCTGCTGGACGGCGTGTCGTCGCCCGCCTGCCACGACCTGTTCGCCCACCATACCGAACAGGAAAGCACCCAGGAAACCGCGACGCTGTTTTCCCACCTGGCCCTGCCGGCCCAGACCATCCTGGTCTTCCCGCCCGGGGGCTACCATCTGGTCTGCGTCGGCTATGACGACAGCGTCCAGCCCGGGCGCCGCGTCCCGGTGACGTTTCACTTCATGGGCGGCACGACACGAACCATCCAGTTCGACGTGCGTCCGGCACCCGACACGGCCGATACCGCCCCTTAA
- the nrdR gene encoding transcriptional regulator NrdR — protein MRCPFCGHEDTQVKDSRPHEDGAAIRRRRICAACSQRFTTIERVQLRDLYVVKADDRRVPFERDKLARSVRIALRKRPVDEERIERIVNGLVRQLEASGETDIPSRDIGKLVMGTLREVDIVAYIRFASVHWDFRETKDFAAILQSIPGTADGDVPVVPGDAAAAIAAESGPGGVKRR, from the coding sequence ATGCGATGCCCTTTTTGTGGTCACGAGGATACCCAGGTCAAAGACAGCCGCCCGCACGAGGATGGGGCCGCGATCCGTCGCCGCCGGATCTGCGCGGCGTGCAGCCAGCGATTCACCACGATCGAGCGCGTGCAGTTGCGCGACCTGTATGTGGTCAAGGCCGACGACCGGCGTGTGCCGTTCGAGCGCGACAAGCTGGCCCGATCGGTGCGCATCGCGTTGCGCAAGCGCCCGGTCGATGAGGAACGGATCGAACGCATCGTCAACGGGCTGGTTCGCCAGCTGGAGGCATCGGGCGAAACCGACATCCCGTCGCGCGATATCGGCAAGCTGGTGATGGGCACGCTGCGCGAGGTCGATATCGTGGCCTATATCCGCTTTGCCAGCGTGCATTGGGATTTCCGGGAAACCAAGGATTTCGCCGCGATTCTGCAATCGATTCCCGGCACGGCGGACGGTGACGTGCCGGTCGTTCCCGGCGACGCGGCGGCGGCGATCGCAGCAGAGTCTGGACCTGGCGGCGTAAAGAGGCGATGA